Genomic window (Actinomycetota bacterium):
ACCGTGGCCGCCGCGGATCGTCTCGCGCGCAGAGGGGCACTGGAGGGGCCGGTGGTCCTCTACAACACCGGCAGCGGCATCAAGTACGTCGACGTGCTCTGAGTCGGGGGCTAGGTGCCCGGCTTCACGACCATGTTGAGCACGACGATGACGAGGACCAGCGTGTCGATCTGGCTGATCCGCTGGATCCGCTCGATGTTGCTCTGCACTTCTGCATCTTCTGGGCCCCGGTCTGTGATGCCGGCGGTCACCTTCTTGCCGGCGGGAGCGAGGTAGGCGATGCCGGTCACGAAGGTGGCGGCGAACCCGAGGAGGCCGATGACGATCCAGAGGTCGGTGAATTCCCACCCGCTGACGATCACCGTGCCGATGCCTGTCAGGAGCACGAGCAGCGAGATCGGGGCGAAGTAGTGGGGGCCGAGCCAGGCCATGTCGTCGGCGAACTGGGCGAGACGGGTGGGTCCTCCCTTTCGAGCCCTAACCGCGAGGATCTGTCCGAATAGCGCTCCGCCCACCCATGCGACCGCGGCCAGCACGTGGATCGATTTGAGCAGGTCGTACACGCTTCCTCCCAGAGTCGCTCGGATCGTCGACCGGAGTATCCGACGGGCGAAAACCGTTCACAAGGGTTTTCAGACTTCTGCTTGACGCGGGGACTCGGTACGCCTACTATCGAACATACGTTCGATTCAGGTCAGGCTGGCTCTCTCCCCGAAGCCGCGTGGGTTCCCCGGCCCCGCCTCCTGGAACGAACGTAGACCGGGGGCCCGATGGGCCCGCCTCCTCACTGGGGCGGGTCGGTCGGGCTCCCTTAGTCATTGACGGGTCCGAACGCTCCGCGGGAGGCGAAGCGATTCGGGTCCCTTAGTCGTTGCAGCGCGAGAACGCGAAAAACATAGAGGAGCGGTGGCCAAGCGTTACGACGATCCGATCGATGTCACGGCCGATCCGCAGGTGCCAGGACCGGTGTCGTTCTCCTGGCGCGGCCGCCGCTACGAGATCGACGAGCAACTGAGCTGTTGGCGCGATGGGGGCGAGTGGTGGGACCGGGCGAAGGCGCGCGAGCGCGAGTACTTCAGGGTGCTCGCTCGGCCCGCCGGTGTGCTCGCGAGCGGAGACCTCGACCCCGACGGTTTCATGGTTTCGCCGGCAGCCGTCTACGACATCTACTTCGATCGCCTCAACAGCGCCTGGCGCATAGCCCGCCTATGGGACTGACCCCGTTATCTCTGCACACCGGCTCCCCGGGCGACGGTTGTGAGGGAGTCAGAAGCGCCCGCCTTCCGTTCGAGCTTGAGTATCGTCGCTCGCATGTCGCGCACGCGCTGGGAGGCCTATCTCGAGGGGGCGTTCTCGATCCCCGCGAACGAGACGCTCGGCTTCCAGCGCCGCGACGCGCCCGATCCGAACGAGGTCGCGTTCACGTGGACGGTTCCGGCCGAGCTGTGCAACTCCGCCGGCAACCTCCAGGGCGGGATGCTGGCCGCGTTCGCGGATGCCGTTCTGGGCGGGTTGTGCGCGACGCAGCTCGACGAAGATTCGTATCCCGCTCTGGCCGAGATGAAGATCTCGTTCCTGCGCCCGGCTCCCGCGGGCGCCACCATCACCGGCACCGGGCGCCTGTTGAAGGTGGGCAAGCGCTTGATGTTCGCGGAGGCCGAGATCACCGACTCCGACGGTCGGATGATCGCCAAGATCAGCGGAACCGAGCTACCCGCCTCGCTCCCGTAGCTCACCCGGGCAGAGCCGCATGAGCGGCTTCGTCCATCTCCACTGTCACTCGACCTGGTCTTTGCTAGACGGGGCGATCCCGGCCGAGACCCTTCCGTGGATGGCAGCCGAGCTGGGATACGAGGCCGTTGCTCTCACCGATCACGACGCGCTGACGGGGGCCGTCCGCTTCGCCCGCGCTTGCAGGGACGCAGGGGTCAAACCGATCTACGGAGCCGAGCTGACTCTGACCGACGGGCATCACGTCACCGCGATCGCCCGCGATGCGACCGGCTACGCGAACCTGTGCCGGCTCATCTCTCGGGCTCACCTCGACCACGAGCGCGGCCAGCCCCGCACCACCTTCGCCTCGCTCGCGGAGCGCGCCGAGGGGTTGTTCGTGCTATCGGGGTGCGGACGAGGCGAGGTCCCGGCACTGGCCGCTGCCGGCGCCATGCCTCAGGCGATCGAAGCCGCACGGCGGTGGCGGGATGTGATCGGCGACGGCTACCGCATCGAGGTCTTCGACCACCGCGGCTACGGCGCGAGCACGCTTCGGGACCGCTTGCTGGGGATCGCGCGAGAGACCGGCATCCAGGCCGTCGCCACGAACGACGTGCACTATCCGACCCCTCGGGAGGCGGCGACGCACGAGCTCCTGCATGCGATCAGGGAGATCGTCCCGTTGTCTCGGACCAAGGCGCTGCGCTCCAACTCCGAGTACGGCTTCAAGGCGCCACATGCGATGCGCGAGCTGTTCCAAGACGCGGCCGGACGGGATGCCGCCGACGAGACGCTTCGTATAGCCGAAGCCTGTGACTTCGATCTCGACCTCGGCAGGTATCACTTCCCCGAGATCCCGATGCCTCCCGGTGAGACCGCAACCGGCGCGCTGGCACGTCGTTGCTACGAGGGCGCCCACCATCGTTTCGACAAGGTGACCGGGGTGATCGACGTCCGGCTCCAGCACGAGCTGCAGCTGATCTACAAGATGGGATTTGCCGCCTACTTCCTGCTGGTCGCCGACATCGTCCGTCACACCAGAGAGGTGCTCGGGATGCGCTGCGCCTGCCGGGGCAGCGCGGCGGGGTCGCTGGTCTGTTACGTGCTCGGCATCTCCGACGTGGACCCGGTTCGCTACGACCTCCTGTTCGAGCGCTTCATGAACGAGCGACGCGAGGAGCTTCCAGACATCGACGTAGACGTCGAGTCGCACCGGCGCGAAGAGGTGCTGGCGCACATCCTCGACACCTACGGACGCGACCAGACCGCGATGTGCTGCATGGTCGACACCTTCAGGGCCCGCATGGCCATCCGCGAGGTTGGCAAGGCTCTAGGGCTTCCCGGCCAAGAGATCGATCTCGTGGCGAAGGCGTTCCCGCGCGTGAGGGCCAGGGACATCCCTCAGGCGATCGAGCGTCTTCCGGAGCTGGCCGGCACGAACCTCCGGGCGGGCCAGCTCGAGCAGCTCTTCGAGCTCTGTCTCGCGATCGACGGCTTCCCGCGGCACCTGGCGCTGCATCCATCGGGCGTGATCCTGTCCTCGCCGGACCTCGCGGACCGCGTCCCGATGCAGGCGTCCTACGGCGGCTTCACGATGCTGCAGGCGGACAAGGACGACGTCGAAGAGCTCGGCCTCGCGAAGCTCGACGTGCTGGGCGTGCGGATGCTGTCTTCCATCTCGCATGCGGTGGGAGAGATCGAGCGCGCACATGGCGAGCGGGTCGACCTGGACCGGCTGCCGCACGACGACACAGCTACGTACGACCTGGTCAAGACGTCCAAGACGCTGGGCTGCTTTCAGATCGAGTCACCGGGCCAGCGCGAGCTCCTGGCCCGGTTCCAGCCGAACCGCTTCGAGGACCTGATCGTCGACATCTCGCTGTTCCGGCCCGGCCCGGTGAAGTCCGACATGGTGTCTCCGTTCCTCGAGCGCTACCACGGCTTCGAACAGGTGCGGTACCCGCACCCGAGCCTGAAGCCGATCCTGAGAGAGACGAACGGCGTCGTCGTCTTCCACGAGCAGGTCATCCGGGTGATCGCGGAGGTGACCGGCTGCAGCCTGGCCGATGCCGATTACGTGCGAAGGCACCTCGATGCAGAGCGGCCGAGCCTGCCGGGCGATCCCGGCCATCCCGGCGAGCGCAAGCTGGGCCAGGACTGGGTCAAAGACGAGCGCGTGCACTTCGCCGGAGTAGCGGGACCGATCACGGTGACACCGCCGCAGGGCGACGTCGCCGAGTGGTTCATCACGTCGGCCATCTACAACGGCTTCAAGCCCGAGCAGGCCGAGACCTTGTGGAGGGAGGTCTTCAGCTTCGCCTCGTTCGGGTTCTGCAAATCTCACGCTGCGGCCTTCGCGCTGCCGACCTACCTGTCGGCGTGGCTGAAGGCGCATCACCCCGCCGCTTTCCTCGCCGGCGTGCTGACGCACGACCCCGGCATGTACCCGCGCCGGCTGATCGTGGCGGACGCCCGCAACTTCGGCATCCCGATCCTGCCGATCGACGTGAACGCATCCGATCGGGTCTACCGGGTGGAGCCGGTGGGCGATCCGGCTCGCCCGGGGATCCGGCTCGCGCTGTCCGAGGTGCGGGGGGTGTCGGAGGCCGCGATCGACTCGCTGTTGGCGGCGCGTGAAGAGGCTCGGTTCTCGTCGCTCGAGGACCTGTGGCGGCGCACCGAGGTGTCGCAACCTGTGCTCGAGAACCTGGTCCACGTCGGTGCTCTGGACGGGATCGAGCCGAGGTCTCGGCACGAGTTGATGTGGCGCGTGCTCGATCTCTCGTCGCAGCCGAAGCCGCGGGGCGGGAGCCAGCTCGGGTTCGCATTGGAGGAGCCGATCGCGGAGGCGCTGCCGGGTCTTCCCGCCTACACGCCTCTGGAGGAGACGGAGGCCGAGCTCGAGGTGTCGGGCATAGATGCGCGCCGTCACATCATGTCGCTCTACGAGCCCCTGCTGGCCGAGCTCGGCTGCACCAGCGCCAGGGACCTGGTGTCGCTGCGGAACAACTCCGAGGTGTGGGTGGCGGGCGTGAAGGTCGCCAGCCAGACGCCGGCGATCCGCTCGGGGCAGAGGATCATCTTCGTCACGATCGACGACGTCACCGGGCCGATCGACGTGACGGCGTTCGAGCGGGTCCAGCCGCGCTGTGCCCGCACGATTTTCCACTCCTGGATCCTGTTGGTGCGAGGCGTCGTGCGCAAACGAGGCGGCGCCTCGTTGATCCACCCGACGGGTGACAACGTGGGACTCACCGTGGTGGTGAACGAGGCGTTCGACCTGGCCGAGCTGGCTCGCGATCGCAAACAGGGTCACTCCGCGGCCGGCTGTCTGGGCCGCCAGCGCAAGAAGCAGTCCTTCCGCGGCCTCGACGCCGGGGGAACCGCGGCGGCACCGGGCCGTCTCTGGCACGCGAGTGGGGGCAGCGCCGGCCGCTAAGCGCGCCGCAGGGGCTGCTCAGAAGCCGCTAGCCCAGAAAGCTAACGCGGCAGCTTCTGCTTCAGCTTCCTCACGGGCTCGAACAGATCGCCGTGTTGCTCGACCCGCGCCAGCACCTCGGACGCCTCGAACGAGAGCCGCTCCGGCCTCCTCTTCTTCAGCGCCGCCTCGACCTCGTCCCAGGTCACCGGGGTAGACGCCGTTGGGCGTTCCTTCGCCCGCAGCGAGTACACCGACGCGGTCGTCTTGTGGTCGTCGTTCTGGCTCCAGTCGACGAGCACCTTCCCCTCCCGCTCCGCTCGGCTCTGGCTCGACAGCACCAGATCCCGATGCTCCTCCTGCAGTCGCAGCGCGAGCTGGTGCGCGAACGGCTTCGTGTCGTCGTAGGTGACCGCCGTGTTGAGGGGCGCGAACAGCTGGATGCCCTTCGAGCCCGAGGTCTTGGCGAACGCCTCGAGCCCCGCTTCCTCCAGGATCGCGCGCACCAGGAGCGCCACCTCGGCGCACTGGAGCACGGCCGCGGGAGGCCCCGGGTCCAGATCGAACACCAGCGCCGTCGGGCGGTAGAAGTCCTTGGCACAGGCGAGAGACGTGTGCAGCTCGAGGTTGGCGAGGTTCGCCGACCACACCAGGCTCGGGAGGTCGTTCAGAAGGCAGTAGTTGACGGCTTTCTTGTCCTTCTTTCGCACCATGGGCGCGGTGGCGACCCACTCTGGGCGGTGTGAGGGGCACTCCTTCTCGTAGAAGAACTTCCCGTCGACCCCATTCGGATAGCGCTTGAGGGTCACGAACCTGTTGCGGAGGTGGGGGAGCAGTACGGGCGCGATCTCCCTGTAGTAGGCGATCACGTCGCCTTTGGTCATCCCGGTCGCGGGATAGAAGACCTTGTCGAGGTTGGAGAGCTGGAGCTTCCGTCGTCCGACCCTCACCTCGGTCTTCTGTGCCATGACGATATGGATACACGACCCGACAAGGCGGCAGGTAGCACCGACAGCGGGGGAGGATGGGGTGATGGCGCCGGGTCCCGCAACGTTCAGCGAGCCGATCCTCCATGTCGACATGGACGCCTTCTACGCGTCGGTCGAAGAGATCAAGGACCCCTCGCTCAAGGGGCTTCCGGTGGTGGTCGGGGGCCAGGGGGGCCGCGGTGTGGTCACCTCGGCCTCGTACGAAGCGCGCAAGTACGGCGTCCGCTCTGCGATGCCGATCGTGACGGCCAGGCGGCTGTGTCCCCACGCCACCTTCCTGCCGAACGATTTCAAGTCCTACGGCGAGTACTCGATCAAGATCAAAGAGGTCTTCACGTCGTTCACTCCGCTCGTCGAGCCGCTGTCTCTCGATGAGGCGTTCCTCGACGTCTCGGGGTCCGTTCGGATCTTCGGGTCGCCCGTGGACATCGCGCTGCAGATAAAGCGCAAGGTGGCGGAGCTGGGCCTCACCTGCACGGTGGGGGTGGCGCCGAACAAGTTCCTCGCGAAGCTCGCCTCGACGCGCGGCAAACCGGACGGTCTGTTGGTCGTACGCGCCGACGAGGTGATCGCATTCCTCCATCCGCTGCCCGTCACCGCGTTGTGGGGAGTGGGGCCGCAGACGGCGGTGACCTTGGAGAGGCTCGGCCTCAAGACCGTGGGTGACCTCGCTGCGATCTCGCAGCGCACGCTGGCGCGGGCGGTGGGAGAGGCGCTCGGGGCGCACCTCCATCACCTCGCCAGGGGCATCGACGACCGCGAGGTCGTGCCGAATGATCCGGCGCGGTCCGTGGGCTCGGAGGAGACGTTCTCTTACGACCTAGATTCGCCCGCAGAGATCGCGAGAGAGATCTTGAGGCTCGCGGACCGGACGGCCGAGCGCCTGCGAGCCAAGGGGCTCTGTGGTCGCACCGTCACGCTCAAGGTGCGCTTCTCCAACTTCAGCACCCTGACCCGGTCGAAGACGCTGCCGGCGGAGGTGGACACCACTCCGGCGATCTACCAGGTGGCGCGGGCTCTTTTCGACAAGCTCGACCACGACCGGTTGCGGATAAGGCTTCTAGGCGTCAGCGTGACCGGGCTCGCGACCGGTCCTCCGAACCGGCAGCTAGAGCTGGTGCCGGATGGTGAGCTGTCTACTGCAACACATCAGCGCTGGGACGATGCGGCGGGCGCCATGGACTCGATCCGGCGCAGGTTCGGGTCCGACTCCGTCGGGCCCGCGGCATTGTTGGACCACATCGACGGCGACGCTCGATGATCAGTGGCGGTTCCGTCCCGGACCTGCTGGTTCCTATAATCGACTGACAGTGCCCCTCTCCGATCACGAGCAGCGCATCCTCGACGAGATCGAGAAGAACCTCTACCGCGAGGATCCCGCGTTCGCGCGCCATGCACGAGACCGGCGCAGCGGCGCCGACCAGCGCACGCGGGTGAGGTTGGGTGCGCTCCTTTTCGTGCTGGGGTTCATCGGACTCTTCGTGTTCTTCTACTCCGGTTCGGTGATCGTCGGTGTGCTTGCTTTCGCGGCGATGGTGCTCGGGATTGTCATCCTCACCGCCGGCCTCCGAGCGATTGCGTCGCCCCGCGATTTCGTGCGCGGTCCCGCCGACCGGATGAGTCGCGCTCTTTCCGAATGGGAGGAGCGGGTGCGACGTCGGTACAAGAAGGAATGACCGCCTTCACCGAATGCTCTCGCGCGGCTGGCGATCGCGCGCTCGCGCGACAGTTGCGCGACATGTTTTCGCGACTCCCAGGACTGTTTTAGCAGCGGGCTTGCTGCAACACGAGTAGCCGCGCTATCTTCCACAAGTCGCTAGGGCGGCAGGGGGAACGCCCACCGCAGTGGGTTCCCTCGGGTGGGACGGAAACAACCAGGATTGCGACTCAAGTCTGCGACTCGTTTGGAGGTCTGCGCGCTCTATGGAGGAAGGTTTCACTGCCGAACAAGCATCCCGTTTCACGGGCTGCACCGCACATCAGCTCAGGTATTGGGATCGCGTCGGACTGGTGAAACCCACCATCCAAGAGACCGGTGGACGTCCGGGCGTTCGCCGTCTGTATTCATTCAGAGACCTCATCGCGCTCAAGGTGATCCGCTCACTGCTCGACGGCGGCATGAGCCTCCAGCGCGTTCGCCGCGCTTATGACTACCTGCGCAAGAAGGCCGGGCTGGAGCAGCACCTGTCCGAGGTCAGGCTGGTCACCGACGGCAAGAGCATCTTCAAGATCTGTCGCACCGACGGTGAGGTCCTGGACGCTCTGAAAGAGGGCCAGATGGCCTTCTTCCTCGCGATCGACGACATCGCCCGCAGTATCGACGGCCGGGTCGCGGAATACCTCTACGACCGCAACGAGTTCGTCAGCGCTCTGCGGCGAGTCGAGACGCGCCTGGAGCAAGACCTCGATCCGAGCGCGCGCCGGAGGCTACGAGCGGCCCAGTGACAGGATCTTCTGCAGCGCGATCCTCTTGATGGGCAGCGAGACCCGGGGAGCCACGCCTGCAGGCGACCACAACCGGTTGATCCGGCGCCACCAACCGGCCTGCTGCCACAGGCTCACGCGCAGCTGGCGCGCCAGTCGCTTGGCTTCGTCCGCTACCTGGGGAGACGGCTCGACCGGTGCGAACTCGGCCGCCTCGTAGATCGAGGCGAGCCTGATGACCGACGACCGCGGGAGCAGCGTTTCCCGCGCCAGCCGGCGGGCGTAGGCGGCGGCGGACTCGCCGCGGGCGCGGCCGGAGGCGAGCTCGGCGGCCTCCTGCTGGAACTCCGCGAAGGCCGCGGCCGCCTTGGCCCTGGTGTCGGTAGCTCGACGGTAGCGGCGTTCGATGTTGGCTCTCTTCAGCAGCGGCACGAGCGCGACGAACAGGAGCAAGAGCACCAGCAGGACCAGCGCTACGCGCCCGAACGTCTTCTGCCAGTCGCTGTTGATCCGACCTTCCTCCGCCACGCTGCCGTCGCCCACGTTGTTCGGGTTCTGCGCGGCGCGGTTTGGACCGGTGTTCCCCTGCACCTCGCCCAGGCCTCGCTTGCCCCCACGTCCCTCGGTGAGCGGCGCTTCGGCGCCGGTGATAGTCGCGGGATCAGAAGCGATGCGGGCGAGCGTGTAGACGGGCTCTGGAGCTTCGTCGCGCGGGGTCGGCTCGAAGCGCACCCAGCCGAAGCCCTCGAACCAGACCTCGGGCCAGGCGTGAGTGTCGTTGCCGGTTACCGTGTAGGTGTTGGGCGCCTCGATGCTGGTCCGGCCGGGGAGGAATCCAACCGACACCCTCGTGGGGAGTCCCAGCTCTCGAGCCAGCAGAGTGAAAGCGGTCGCGAACTGCTGGCAGTAGCCGACCCGCGTCTCTAGTAGGAACTCCTGCAGGTAGTCGCTGCTGGTCGGCTTATTCAGCTGGACGTCGTAGTCGAAGCCGCGCAGGCGGCTCTGGATCGCGATGAGTCTTTCGAAGTCCGTTTTGGCGCCGCGCGTCCACAGCTGAAGCAGCTGCTTGACGGCCGGGGACAGCCCCGGGCCGTCGACGGGTCCGACCTGCACCAATGGGTCTCCGGGTTCCACCTCGACCACCTCTGCCTCGCGGAGCTTGCGGAACGACGTATCGGGCACGGTGGCCTGGACGTCGTAGACGAAGCCCTCCTCGAGGCCCTCCTCCAGCTTCACGTCCGCGGTGGAGGGATCGATCTGCAACCCCGTCGCCCCCTGCAGCGGGATGATCGTGAGCGGAACACCTGCCACTGGAAGCGGTTGTCCCTCTAGACCCGTCACCTCGAACCGCTGGTCCAGTGATCGCCCGGGGTTGGGAACACCTGCCGTGATCGACAGTGCGCCGCTCGGCGGCACGGCGACGGTGAGGTTGCTCCCATCCGTCCACTTCTCACCGTCGAAATCGCTCAGCGTCAGGAGGCGCCAGTACTCGGCTCTGTCGGCTGTGACGCGGAACAGCTCTTCTTCGGACTGTTGGATCAGCTCTGGCACCAGCGACACCAGCGGGTCGATCCTGCCGCCGGGAGCACCCGGACCGCCAGCGCCCTCGCCCGCGACCCCCTCGCCCGACTTGCTGCGCCACGAGATGAGGCCTTCCTCGAGGGCGGGGAGGAAGACCGGCAGGACGAGCGCCGCCGCGACGCACGAGGCTCCCATCCGACGAGCCAGCGCGCCCGTGATCGACGCCGGCTCCTGAGCCTTCTGGCTCTTCCACACCGGGACCCACCGTCCCCACGACCTCAACCTGTGGTCTGACTCGAGCGCCCAGTAAGTCAGCAGGGCGGCTAGGAAGACGATGACGTTGATCGTCGCGCCCTCGCCCGTGCCGACCACGAGCA
Coding sequences:
- a CDS encoding PaaI family thioesterase; amino-acid sequence: MSRTRWEAYLEGAFSIPANETLGFQRRDAPDPNEVAFTWTVPAELCNSAGNLQGGMLAAFADAVLGGLCATQLDEDSYPALAEMKISFLRPAPAGATITGTGRLLKVGKRLMFAEAEITDSDGRMIAKISGTELPASLP
- a CDS encoding DUF3488 and transglutaminase-like domain-containing protein, which codes for MGSEARARLGLIGLGSITLLTFNQLFGQEEFAGPALLAMMAAIGVTLICRRLGLWPSTTLAVSAIVMIWYLALIFHAPATFYGLPTLTAVQRLGTSISRAYEHSHVDFAPVPLRPGYAILSVAAMWVLVSLGEVATFRWRRPLLASIPAVALFSFLLVVGTGEGATINVIVFLAALLTYWALESDHRLRSWGRWVPVWKSQKAQEPASITGALARRMGASCVAAALVLPVFLPALEEGLISWRSKSGEGVAGEGAGGPGAPGGRIDPLVSLVPELIQQSEEELFRVTADRAEYWRLLTLSDFDGEKWTDGSNLTVAVPPSGALSITAGVPNPGRSLDQRFEVTGLEGQPLPVAGVPLTIIPLQGATGLQIDPSTADVKLEEGLEEGFVYDVQATVPDTSFRKLREAEVVEVEPGDPLVQVGPVDGPGLSPAVKQLLQLWTRGAKTDFERLIAIQSRLRGFDYDVQLNKPTSSDYLQEFLLETRVGYCQQFATAFTLLARELGLPTRVSVGFLPGRTSIEAPNTYTVTGNDTHAWPEVWFEGFGWVRFEPTPRDEAPEPVYTLARIASDPATITGAEAPLTEGRGGKRGLGEVQGNTGPNRAAQNPNNVGDGSVAEEGRINSDWQKTFGRVALVLLVLLLLFVALVPLLKRANIERRYRRATDTRAKAAAAFAEFQQEAAELASGRARGESAAAYARRLARETLLPRSSVIRLASIYEAAEFAPVEPSPQVADEAKRLARQLRVSLWQQAGWWRRINRLWSPAGVAPRVSLPIKRIALQKILSLGRS
- the ligD gene encoding non-homologous end-joining DNA ligase yields the protein MAQKTEVRVGRRKLQLSNLDKVFYPATGMTKGDVIAYYREIAPVLLPHLRNRFVTLKRYPNGVDGKFFYEKECPSHRPEWVATAPMVRKKDKKAVNYCLLNDLPSLVWSANLANLELHTSLACAKDFYRPTALVFDLDPGPPAAVLQCAEVALLVRAILEEAGLEAFAKTSGSKGIQLFAPLNTAVTYDDTKPFAHQLALRLQEEHRDLVLSSQSRAEREGKVLVDWSQNDDHKTTASVYSLRAKERPTASTPVTWDEVEAALKKRRPERLSFEASEVLARVEQHGDLFEPVRKLKQKLPR
- a CDS encoding DUF2269 family protein: MYDLLKSIHVLAAVAWVGGALFGQILAVRARKGGPTRLAQFADDMAWLGPHYFAPISLLVLLTGIGTVIVSGWEFTDLWIVIGLLGFAATFVTGIAYLAPAGKKVTAGITDRGPEDAEVQSNIERIQRISQIDTLVLVIVVLNMVVKPGT
- a CDS encoding MerR family transcriptional regulator: MEEGFTAEQASRFTGCTAHQLRYWDRVGLVKPTIQETGGRPGVRRLYSFRDLIALKVIRSLLDGGMSLQRVRRAYDYLRKKAGLEQHLSEVRLVTDGKSIFKICRTDGEVLDALKEGQMAFFLAIDDIARSIDGRVAEYLYDRNEFVSALRRVETRLEQDLDPSARRRLRAAQ
- a CDS encoding DUF3040 domain-containing protein yields the protein MPLSDHEQRILDEIEKNLYREDPAFARHARDRRSGADQRTRVRLGALLFVLGFIGLFVFFYSGSVIVGVLAFAAMVLGIVILTAGLRAIASPRDFVRGPADRMSRALSEWEERVRRRYKKE
- a CDS encoding DNA polymerase III subunit alpha, with product MSGFVHLHCHSTWSLLDGAIPAETLPWMAAELGYEAVALTDHDALTGAVRFARACRDAGVKPIYGAELTLTDGHHVTAIARDATGYANLCRLISRAHLDHERGQPRTTFASLAERAEGLFVLSGCGRGEVPALAAAGAMPQAIEAARRWRDVIGDGYRIEVFDHRGYGASTLRDRLLGIARETGIQAVATNDVHYPTPREAATHELLHAIREIVPLSRTKALRSNSEYGFKAPHAMRELFQDAAGRDAADETLRIAEACDFDLDLGRYHFPEIPMPPGETATGALARRCYEGAHHRFDKVTGVIDVRLQHELQLIYKMGFAAYFLLVADIVRHTREVLGMRCACRGSAAGSLVCYVLGISDVDPVRYDLLFERFMNERREELPDIDVDVESHRREEVLAHILDTYGRDQTAMCCMVDTFRARMAIREVGKALGLPGQEIDLVAKAFPRVRARDIPQAIERLPELAGTNLRAGQLEQLFELCLAIDGFPRHLALHPSGVILSSPDLADRVPMQASYGGFTMLQADKDDVEELGLAKLDVLGVRMLSSISHAVGEIERAHGERVDLDRLPHDDTATYDLVKTSKTLGCFQIESPGQRELLARFQPNRFEDLIVDISLFRPGPVKSDMVSPFLERYHGFEQVRYPHPSLKPILRETNGVVVFHEQVIRVIAEVTGCSLADADYVRRHLDAERPSLPGDPGHPGERKLGQDWVKDERVHFAGVAGPITVTPPQGDVAEWFITSAIYNGFKPEQAETLWREVFSFASFGFCKSHAAAFALPTYLSAWLKAHHPAAFLAGVLTHDPGMYPRRLIVADARNFGIPILPIDVNASDRVYRVEPVGDPARPGIRLALSEVRGVSEAAIDSLLAAREEARFSSLEDLWRRTEVSQPVLENLVHVGALDGIEPRSRHELMWRVLDLSSQPKPRGGSQLGFALEEPIAEALPGLPAYTPLEETEAELEVSGIDARRHIMSLYEPLLAELGCTSARDLVSLRNNSEVWVAGVKVASQTPAIRSGQRIIFVTIDDVTGPIDVTAFERVQPRCARTIFHSWILLVRGVVRKRGGASLIHPTGDNVGLTVVVNEAFDLAELARDRKQGHSAAGCLGRQRKKQSFRGLDAGGTAAAPGRLWHASGGSAGR
- a CDS encoding DNA polymerase IV, which codes for MAPGPATFSEPILHVDMDAFYASVEEIKDPSLKGLPVVVGGQGGRGVVTSASYEARKYGVRSAMPIVTARRLCPHATFLPNDFKSYGEYSIKIKEVFTSFTPLVEPLSLDEAFLDVSGSVRIFGSPVDIALQIKRKVAELGLTCTVGVAPNKFLAKLASTRGKPDGLLVVRADEVIAFLHPLPVTALWGVGPQTAVTLERLGLKTVGDLAAISQRTLARAVGEALGAHLHHLARGIDDREVVPNDPARSVGSEETFSYDLDSPAEIAREILRLADRTAERLRAKGLCGRTVTLKVRFSNFSTLTRSKTLPAEVDTTPAIYQVARALFDKLDHDRLRIRLLGVSVTGLATGPPNRQLELVPDGELSTATHQRWDDAAGAMDSIRRRFGSDSVGPAALLDHIDGDAR
- a CDS encoding DUF6504 family protein — its product is MAKRYDDPIDVTADPQVPGPVSFSWRGRRYEIDEQLSCWRDGGEWWDRAKAREREYFRVLARPAGVLASGDLDPDGFMVSPAAVYDIYFDRLNSAWRIARLWD